TGACCGCGAACTCCGGCTTGCCGCCCAGTGGGATGCGCCCGAGCACCGAATCCGTCGCCGCGTCCACCACCACCGCGTCGCCGCTGCGGCCGTTGAACGCGAACACGCGCTTCGTCGCCGAGTCGTAGGTGATCGCGTCGGGGTTCACGCCGGGCTCGTGGATCCGCGCGAGCGGCACGAGCGTCGTGTAGTCGAAGACCGTGAGCGTGGAGTCGCGGCCGTTGCTCGTCCACCCGCGGCCGAGATCCGGCGCCAGCGCCACGCCGTGCACGCCCGGCGTGTCCGCGATGTCGCCCACCACCGAGTCGGTGCGCGTGTCCACCACCACGACGTGCGTGCCGTGCGTCACGAACACCCGATGCGACGCGGCGTCCGCGACCAGGTAGTCCCATCCGCCCGCGCCGCCGAGCCGCACGCGGTGCGTCACGTGATAGTTCGGCGCGTCCTTCGTCACGGGCTGGGCGTGCAGCGCGGCGGCGGACAGGAGGATGCAGAGAGGAACGAGACGTCGCATCGTGGCAGGGGAGAGAAGGGGAGTGTCCGTGTCAGGTCGTCGGCGTCGTCGGCGTCGCGCGGCGGTGGCTGGCGATGCCCGCGCCGGTGACACACACCGCGAGCCACGCCGCGCCCGCGAGGAACCCGCCGAGCACGTCGCTCGGGTAGTGCACGCCGAGGTACACGCGCGTCGCGCACACCATCGCCACGAGCAGCAGCGCCCCCGTGTACGCCGCGACGATCACCGCGGGCCGCGGCCGCAGCTGGTGCAGGACGTAGGCGAGCATCCCGAAGCCGATCGTCGCCGCCATCGCGTGGCCGCTCGGAAAGCTGTACGAGCTGAGATGCAGGTACCCCGCGCCGTACGTCGGCCGAGTGCGGTGCACGGCGCTCTTCACCACCGCGTTCAGGATCTCGCCGCCGATCGCCGCGGCGATCCACGTGTGCGCGAGCAGGCGGTGCTTCCGCCAGAGCAGCAGCATCGCGCACAGGCCGAGCACGATCATCCCCTCCGGCGAGGCCACGTTCGTGAGCAGGAGCGCGGCGCGCGTGAGGCCCGGCGTCATCGCCTCGTGGATCCGCGCGCTCGTCGCCTGGTCCCATCGCACGAGTCCCTGGTTCTCCAGGATCTCGCCGAGCAGCGCGCCGAACGCCCACAGCGCGAGCACGAGCGCGAGCAGCCCGAGCGTGAGGTGCAGCCCGAGGTACGACGTGCGATCGAGCCGCGCCGCCACGAAGCGACGCAGCGGGCCGCGCTGCGCGTTAGGCATCGGCGCCTGGGTCATCGCGTCGCGACACCGAGCGCGAGCCCGCGCGCCGACGGCACGACCGCGACGCGGCCGACCAGCCGCTCGAGCCGCGACCGGGGATGCGCTCGCGCATACGCCGACACCACGTCGCCGGCGAGCGTGCCGACGCCGGCGCCGACCGCGACGTCGCTCGCCCAGTGCTTGTCGTCGAACATGCGCGCGGCGCCCACGAGCGCCGCGCCGCCGAACAGCGCCGCGCCCGTCGCCGCCGCGGCGCGCGGATGCGATCGCCGCCACTGGCTCGCGCGCACGTCCGCGCTCACCGCCGACGCGAACGCGAACGCCGCCGTCGTGTGCCCCGACGGGAACGACGCGCGCCCCTCGCTCCTGCCGCGGCCGAGCGCGAAGTCGTCGTGGTCGCCCGGCTCCAGCAGCGGCCGCTGGCGCCCCGCGGCGATCTTCAGCAGCGCCGTGGCCGAGCCACCGAGCACGATCGCCTCCGTGGCGTGCAGCCCCGCCCGCGCGAGCGACGGGCGACGCGCCACCCACCCCGTGCCTAACATCACGACGCCGGCCGCGATGACGCCCGGGTCGCCGACCAGGTTGAAGCCGGCCGCCGCGTCGCGCGCGGCGAGGCTCCGCTGCACGCCCGGCGCGCGGAACGCGCGCTCGAGCCGACGGTCGAGCGGGTACAGCGCCGCGCCCGCCGCCACGAAGCCGGCGAACGTGCCGAGCGCGCGGCGCGACACGAGGGGCCCCGCGCTGCTGTCCGGCTGCTGCGCGACGGCGACGCTTGCGTGAAGGGCGAGCAGCGCGGGTGCGAGAACGGTCCAGCGGACCGGGCGTACGGAGCGCGACGTTGGCGATGACATGCGGTACGGAAGGCGGCCACGACCGAAGATGATCACCGGAAGCTGTCGACGGCATGACAGGCGGGTCCGTCTCGCGTGGACCCCGGTGCCGGAACGCACTCTGCACGTCCGGCGCCCATGACCACCGCCGCTCTCGACAGGCCCGCCGCCGTCGCCCCCGCCCGCGCGCGCCACCCCGTCGTCGTGTTCGCCGGGCTGATGCTCGTCATGCTCCTCTCGGCCCTCGACTCGACCATCGTCGCGACCGCGCTCCCGACCATCGTGTCGGAGCTCGGTGGCCTCGAGCGGCTCGCGTGGGTCGTGACGGCGTACCTGCTCGCCCAGACCGTCGTCACGCCGCTGTACGGCAAGCTCGGGGACCTGTACGGCCGCAAGCGCGTGCTGCAGGCCGCGATCGTCGTCTTTCTCGCTGGCTCGGTGCTGTGCGGCGCGAGCCGCAGCATGCTCCAGCTCATCCTGTTCCGCGCGATCCAGGGCATCGGCGGCGGAGGACTCGTCGTCGGCACGCAGGCGGCCATCGGCGACATCGTGCCGCCGCGCGAGCGTGGACGCTACCAGGGGATCTTCGGCGCCGTGTTCGGCGTGTCCAGCATCGCGGGGCCGCTGCTCGGCGGATTCTTCACGACGCACCTGTCGTGGCGCTGGATCTTCTACGTGAACCTCCCGCTCGGCGCCATCGCGGTCGTCGTGCTCGCGGCCACGCTCCCCTCGTCGACGAGCCGGGCGCGGCACGTCGTGGACTACCTCGGCGCCGGGCTGCTCGCCGCGGCGCTCGCCGGCGTCGTGCTGCTCACGGACCTCGGCGGCACGACGTACCCGTGGGGCTCCGCGCCGATCCTCGCGTTAGGCGCGGCGTCCGTGCTGTCCCTCGCCGCGTTCGTCCTCGTCGAGCGGCGGGCCGCGGAGCCGGTGCTGCCGCCGCGGCTGTTCCGCAACCGCGTGTTCGTCGTGAGCGGCGCCGTGGGGCTCATCGTCGGCTTCGCGATGTTCGGCTCCATCACGTACCTGCCGCTGTTCCTCCAGGTCGTGCGCGGCGCGAGCCCCACCGCGTCGGGGCTCGAGCTGCTGCCGATGATGGGCGGCATGCTGGTGACGTCGATCACCGCCGGACAGCTCATCAGCCGCAGCGGACGCTACAAGATCTTTCCCGTCGCCGGCACCGCCGTGATGACGCTCGGCCTCGCGCTGCTCTCGCGGCTGCGCGCCGACACGGGCGTCGGCACGGCGTCGCTGTACATGCTCGTGCTGGGCATGGGCATGGGGATGACGATGCAGGTGCTCGTGCTCGCGGTGCAGAACGCGGTGGAGTACGAGGACCTCGGCGTCGCCACGTCGGGCGCCACACTCTTCCGGTCGATCGGTGGCTCGGTCGGCACGGCGGTCCTCGGCGCGATCTTCGCCGGAAGGCTCGCTGCGACGCTCGCCCGCACCATGCCGCCGGGCGGGATGGGTGGCGGCGCACACGTGAGCCCGGAGTCGCTGCGCGCGCTTCCCGCGGCGCTCCGCGAGACGTACGTCACGGCGTTCACCGGCGCGTTGGGCACCGTGTTCGTCGTCGCGGCGGCGATCGGCGCGCTCGCGTTCGTGCTGAGCTGGGCGCTCGAGGAGAAGCCGCTGCGCGAGACCGTCGCCGCGAAGAGCACGGAGGTCGGCGAGGCGATCGCCATGCCGGCGGAGGACGACTCGCTCACCCAGGTCGCGCAGGGCCTCGCCGCGCTGTCGCGTCGCGACGTGCAGAAGCGGCTCCTCGAGCGCACCGCGGAGCGTGCCGGTGTCGACCTGCCGGCCGCCGAGTGCTGGCTGCTCGCGCGGCTCGACGAGAACCCCGCGCTCGACGTCGCCGCGTTAGGCAGGGCGCGCGGCATCCAGCCCGCGCGCCTCGCGACCGCGCTGCGCGTGCTGCTCAACCGCGGCCTCGTGACACGCGCGCCGCAGGGCGACGCCCACCCGCTCACTCCGTCCGGCGACGCGGTCCTCGAGCGCCTCGTCACCGCGCGTCTCGACTGGCTGCGCGACGCGCTCTCGGGCTGGGCGCCCGAGCGGCACGCGGAGCTGGCCGACCTGATGCGACGCCTGGCCGGCGAAGAGATGCGCATCTCGCCGGCGTGAGGGCCCATCCTGGACTCCACGTACGTGTCTCTGGAGGACTGAAGGAGGACTGAAGGAGGACTGAAGGAGGACTGAAGAGGGAACCCTTCAAGTGTCCTTCTTCAGTCCCCCTTCAGTCCTTCTTCAGTCCTACGAACTCTCGTACGTGGAGCCGTGCATCGGCGCGAAAGACGTCAGAGCGTCTTCAGGTACGCCACGAGGTCCTGCTTCTGCGCCGCGCTGAGGTGCAGCCCACGAACCGTGTCGTAGTGCTCGACCACGTCGGCGAGCGTCTTCGCGCTGCCGTCGTGGAAGTATGGCGCGTGCTGCCACAGCCCGCGGAGCGGTGTGGTGCGGTAGCGCTTCGTCGGCGTGCGCAGCGCGTACCGCGCGTCGACGCCGGTCTCGCTCGGCGCGTGCAGCACGCCGCTGTTGTTGTCGGTGAGCGTGGCGCCGACGTGGCAGCTCGCGCAGCTCGCGTTGAACACGACCTGCCCGCGCGCGGCGGCCGCGGCGTCGAACGAGCCCGCCGGTGCCGGCGGCACCTGGAGGCTGAACTGATAGGCGCGCAGCGCCGGCAGCTTCGACGTCACGAGATCCGGCGTCTGCACGATGTTGATGCCGAGCCGCGGATCGCTGAACGTGCCGTGCGCATGCATCTGCGTCACGGCGACGTATGCGTTCCAGTACGAGACGGGACCCTCGGCCGTGTACGTCTCGTTGCGCACCTGCGCGAGGCCGTACGCCGGCGGGATGACGAGCGGCGTGTTCTGCCCGTCGATGTTGAAGCGCGGGTCGTACATGCCCGGGCCCCACGAGTTGAACACCGCCTTCGCGCTCGCCGGCAGCACCGGCGACAGCGCCACGATCGCGCCCACGTTCAGATCGTGGTTCGGCCACCCGTCCTTGCGATGCCCGATCCCCTTCGCGAACGCGTCGTCGACCGTGGAGTGGCAGAGCGCGCAGGTGATGCCGAGGCGCGTGAGCGTGTCCCGCCCGCCGACCGACTGGACCGTCCCCTTCACGCCGACCACCGCGTCGAGCTTGAGCAGCGCGAGCGTCGTCGCCGGGCTCTTGAGGTCCACCTTGCCGGCCTGGATCGCCTGCACGAGGTCGGCCGGCAGGGCGTCCATGTCCACCTTGAGCCCCACGGCGAGCGCGGTCGTCGGGTCGACCGCCTGCTGCACCACGCGCTCGAGATGCAGCGTGTCGGTCCAGAACTGCTCGTCGCCGAACGTGTCCATGCGGAAGATCTGCTGTCCCTTCGCGATGTCCTCCGGTGTGGGTTCCGTTCCCGGCCCGCCCGTCGAGTCGCATCCGAGCGCGAGCGTGGCGAGAGCGAGGGTGATGATCGTACGGGTGCTGCCTGGCGTGCGCATCGCGGCCTCCCGGCGGAATAAGTCCAATAGTAGTTTGACTTATCGGCCGCTTTATTCCCGCGCGCGGGAACTCTCGACGCCCGCGCGGCACTCTGGTCCCGTCGGTACATCCGCCAGCGCGCGGTGTATCGTATCCCGATCGCCGTCCGACCTTCTTCGACGCGACCCGCCCCATGCGTACCTCGCTCCGCTCGCGCTCCCGCTCCGGCGCTCTCGCCGCCGTCGCCTCGGCCCTCGCGGCCATCGCCATCGTCTTCGCTACGCGCAGCACTCACGCGGCATCGCCCGATGCCGGCAGCAGTGCGCCACCATCGACCGAGCGTCGAACGGCGGTGTTCGCCGGCGGCTGCTTCTGGGGGATCGAGGCGGTCTTCGAGCACGTCCGCGGCGTGACCGACGCCGTGAGCGGCTACGCCGGCGGCAAGGTGAAGAACCCCGGCTACGAGGACGTGAGCTCCGGCGAGACCGGGCACGCCGAGTCGGTTCGCGTGACGTACGACCCGGCGCAGGTGAGCTACCACGAACTGCTGAAGGTGTTCTTCACCGTCGCGCACGATCCGACCCAGCTCAACCGCCAGGGCCCGGACGTCGGCACGCAGTACCGGTCGGCGATCTTCTACGGCGACGAGTCGCAGCGCCGCGAGGCGGCCGCGTTCATCGACTCGCTCACGAAGGTGCACGCCTACCGCGCCCCGATCGTCACCCAGGTCGTGCCGCTCGGCCCGTTCTACGCCGCGGAGGACTACCACCAGGACTTCGCCGAGCACCACCCGAGCTACCCGTACATCGTGATCCACGACCGCCCGAAGGTGGAGGCGCTGAAGCGCCAGCTGCCGGGTCTGTGGCAGGAGCGGCTCGCGGCCGCCCGCGTCGCCTCCCGCCAGTGAGCCGGCGCGCCGGATCGTAGTTCCCAGGGGGGGCTCCCCCCCCTTCGCCCAAGGTTGCACGCAGCCGATCGACCCGCCGCATCATCCCGACGCATCCCCCGTTCGTCCCAACGCGCCCCGCCGTGCTCTTGACGGCGGGGCGCGTTCTGCCACTGTATTGACATGTCAATGCACTGACAGGAGGCGTCATGTCGACCGCACCGCACGCGGACCTCGGGCCGCGCGAGCGACAGATCATGGAGATCGTGTACCGACGCGGGCAGGCCACCGCGGAGGAGGTCCGGGCCGAGCTCCCGGACGCGGTCAGCAACTCCGCCGTCCGCGGCATGCTCCGGCTCCTCGAGGAGAAGGGCCTGCTCCGCCACGAGCAGTGCGGCGTGCGCTACGTCTACCTGCCGACGCGCGACACCGAGCAGGTCCGCCGGTCCGCGCTCCGCAACGTCGTCGGCACGTTCTTCAACGACTCGGCCAGCGCCGCCGTCGCCGCGATGCTCGGCGTGTACGAGGATCGCCTCACCGACGACGAGCTCGAACGACTCTCCGCCATCATCGACGACGCGCGGCGGCGCGGAGGTGCGGCATGAGCACGCTCGCCATCGAGATCGTCGCCAAGGCAACGCTGCTCCTCGCGCTCGCCGGGTTGATCGCCGCTTCGCTGCGCTCCGCCACGGCGGCCACGCGCCACGCGCTGTGGGCCGTCGCGCTCGGCGCGCTGCTCGTGCTCCCGGCGACGATCGCGTTGGGCCCGCGCTGGCGCGTGCCCGTGCTCGCCGTGCGCGACACGTCGAGCGCCCACGGCACCGCGCGGCCGCCGCTCCCGCGCGCCGTCGTCGCGCCCCTGCCCGCGGCGCTCGTCGGTGACGACGCCGGACCACCCGCGCGCCTGAAGACGCGCGGCGCCGACTCGCCGAGTGCGCCGCAGCCGATCGATCTCGCGACGCTCGCCGCCGCGATCTGGGCTGCTGGTGCGGTCGCGCTCCTCCTTCGTCTCGTCGCCGGCCACGTCGCGTTGGGCCGTCTCGCGCGCCGCGCCGAGCGCATCGACGACGCGTGGGGAGAGCTGCTCGACGACGAGTGCGCGCGCGCCGGCGTGCGCGCGCCGGTGCGGCTGCTGCTGCACGAGGGCGCGGCGTCGCCCGCCACGTGGGGCGTGCGTGCGCCGGTGATCGTGCTTCCGGCCAGCGCCGCCGACTGGGCCGAGCCGCGTCGCCGTACAGCGCTGCGTCACGAGCTCGCGCACGTCGCGCGGCGCGACGCGCTCGTGCAGCTCGTCTCGAGCGCCGCATGCGCGCTGTACTGGTTCCATCCCGGCGCGTGGCTCGCCGCGCGCCGGCTCGTCGCGGAACGCGAGCGCGCGTGCGACGACCGCGTGCTCGCGTTGGGCAGCGCGCCGGCGGAGTACGCGTCGCAGCTGCTCGACATGGCGCGACTCGCGCGCGACTCCGGTCTCCCCGCGCTCGTCACCGTGTCGATGGCGCGGCGCTCGGAGCTCGAGGGGCGGCTGCTCGACGTGCTCGACCCGCGACGCGCGCGCGGCCGACCGTCGCGCGCCGCTGGCGCCGCCGGCGTGCTGCTCGCGTGCGCGCTCGTCGTCGGGCTCTCGGCGTTCCGCGCGGTGCCGCGCGCCGCGAGCCCGTCGACCGTCGTGCCGCGCACGCCCGTCGAGCCGCTGCGGGCCGCGCTCGTGCCCGACGTGGGCGCGCTCGCACCCGTCGTCCATACGCGCCAGCGCGACGACTCCACGTTCGAGCGTGCGCTACCCGCGTCGCGCGGCGGCACGCTCACGCTCGACCTGCGCACCGGCGGCGCGGTCGACATCACCGGCACCGACGACGACCGCGTGACGGTGCGCGGCACGCTCGCCGGCCGCGCGTGGCGCAGCACGCGCGTTTCGCTCGAGCCGTTGTTGGGCGGCGGCGTGCGGCTGCGCGCGGTGTACGACGGCACGGAGCGGATCCAGAGCTCGTCGCACCGCTTCGTCATCCGCGTGCCGCGGCGCTACGACGTGCAGCTGTCGTCGGCGGGCGGCTCCGTCACCGTGCGGGACCTCGAGGGCACGCTCACCGGATCGACGGGCGGCGGCGAGATCGAGATCCAGCGCGTGACCGGCCATGCGCAGCTCTCCACCGGCGGCGGCGACGTGCACGTGTCCGACGCGCGGTTGACCGGTCGCGTCGCCACCGGCGGCGGTGAGGTGCTCATCGAGCGCGTCGTCGGCGGCCTCACCGGACACTCCGGGACCGGCGACGTGACCTACGCGGGCCGCGGCACGAGCGTGTCCATCGAGCCGTCGTACGAAGACGTCGTGCGGTCGCGCTCCACGACGACGTACCTGGACGCGCGCCGCAAGCTCGCCGACGTCGACACGGTGCGCGGCGTGGAGGGCGGCGCGATCCGCCGTCGCAGCTCGGGCGGCGCGATCGCGATCGAGGAGGCGCCGCGCGGCGCCGTGCTGTACACCGGCGGCGGCTCGATCACGGTCGGGCGCTCGGCGGGGCTCGTGAGCGCCACGACGGGCGGCGGCGAGATCTCGTTAGGCCCGGTGGACGGCTCGGCCGAGGGGCACACGGGAGCCGGCGACGTCACGATCGTGGTCGTCGGCGACGGCGCGGCGCGGCACGACGTGTACGTCACCACCGGCTACGGTGCCGCCGACGTGTGGCTTCCCGCGGACATCTCCGCGCGCCTCGACCTCGAGACGGCTTACACGAACAACCTCGGACACGCCACGCACATCTACAGCGACTGGCCGATCGACCTGCGCGAGACCGCGGACTGGGACGCGCGCGAGGGGACGCCGCGCCGCTACGTCCGCGGCAGCGCGACGCTCGGCGACGGTCGCAGCGAGGTGCGCGTGCGCATCGTGAACGGCGACGTGCGCCTGCACCGCGGCTCGCCGCCCGGCCGCTGATCCGCGTGTTCCAACGAGACGAGGGTGGGCGGCCGATGCGTCGGCCGCCCACCCTCGCTCACGTGACGCGTCGATCGATCAGAGCAGCCCGGCGCGCCAGGCGAAGCTGTTGAACAGGTGGAGATACGCCTGGTCGAACGCCTTGCCCGAGTAGGGCCACCAGTTGCGGCTCGTCGGCGACGCCAGTCCGGCGATGATCGCGTCGGTGCGGCTGCGGTACGTCGCGCTGTTTCCGCTGATCCTCGCGTACCACGCGAAGGCCGGGAGAATCAGCGCGTTGAGTCCCGGCTGCGGGCTCGCCTTGGCCTGCGTGGTGCCTCCCTCGTCCGTGCCGCGCAGGCTGTGGTACTGGAAGCCCTGCGCCGGAGCGTCCCACTCGCGCGCCCACAGGTCGTCGATGCACTTCTTCACCGCCGGGGGGATGCGCGTGTCCGCCTTGATCTCGGTGTGGTAGCGGATCAGCGACTCGAGCAGCATGCCGACCATGTAGTTCGACTGGCCGCCCGAATCCGGGCTCCACGTGCCGTAGCTGTAGTAGCGGCCGCCGAACTGCCCGTTTGTCCGCTGCGTGGACAGTAGCGCGGTCACCCACGTGCCCAGTGTCGACTGCGTCAGGTACGAGGCGTAGTAGGTGTTAGGCGCGCCCATCGATTTGTAGTAGTTCGCAGCGTCGGCAGGTTGATTGATGATGCCGATCATCCACGCGTCCACCGCCGCCGTGAATGCCTTCGCCCGGAAGCGGTCGTCGCCGTACGTGCCACCCATGTAGGCTGCGTAGCCCGGGCGGACCATCCAGGCGAGCATCTCCGCCATCTTGCGCAGCTGGTAGCGGCTCATCTCGTCACCGGTCGCCCAGTAGTGTACGGCGACGCCCTCGGTCTGACTCCACCACGCTGTCGGCGCGCCATTCGGAATGACGTAGGTCTTCAAGTAATCCGCCGCGACTGCGGTCGCGTGGTACCAGTCGGTGGGATTGCCCGTGCGCTGCCACGCCTGATACAGGATGTAGGCCCGGTCGTACCCCGCCGTGCGGCTGCAGTCGAACTTGGGCCCGCACGACGTCCAGTCGGCCGCCTCGAGCCGCGTGTAATCACCCTCGAACTGCGTCATCACCGCCGTCGGCGCGGTCGTCTTCGCCGCGTACGTCACACCCGTCCATCGGGTGCTCACGAGGTAGGTCGGATCGTTCGGCAGCGCCGCGGCCGCGGGCACCGGCAGCGCCGGACGCGCCGCGAGGTCGGGCAGCGTGCGCGAGCCGCCGCCGATGACGAGCGACGCCGCGATCGGCGCCGTGCTCGGGATGTCGTAGTCGAACTGCACGAACACGGCGCGCAGCGAGCTGTCCGACCACTTGCCGGAGAGCGCGCGCACGTACACCGGCTGCTCCACGCTGCCCACCTTGACGTGGACCTGGCTCAGGTTCGCCGTCGTGAGATAGCCCTTCGCGAGCGGGATGCCGTTCGACACCATCACGACGCCCGCGCCGCCGTCGAAGCGCTGCACGGAGAGCGGGATCGTCCGCGTCGTGATCGTCGTCGTCGCGGCCTTCACCGTGATCGTCTTGCTCGTCCCGACGGTACCGGAGATCGTCGCCGTGACGTTCGCCGTGCCGGCGGCGAGCGCCTTCAGCGCGCCCGTCACCGAGTCGACGGACAGGATCGTGGGGCTCGTGCTCTTGAACGTCGTCGCCGGCGTCGGCGTGACGACGTTGCCGAGGGTGTCGCGCAGCGTCGCCGCGAGCTGCGCGGTCGCGCCGGCCGTCATGCTCCATGCGACCGTGTCCAGCGCACCCGAGGCGTACGTCACGCTCACCGACGCCGTGGTGGCCGACGAGTTGATGTCGTTCATGCGCGCGTTAGGCGCGCTGAACCGGCTGGTCTCCGGCGCGGTGGACGGCAGGGAATCGCACGCGGCAGCCAGGGCGGCGCACGCGAGCAGGGCGCCGGCGCGGGGCAGGCGGGGGGAGGGGTTGAACATCTTTCGCTGGGGATTGCTGGGAGGGGCGGCCGATCGCAGGGGGAGACGCCGAGGGCGTCGAGCTGGACGGGCGCGGGGGACGCGGCCGTGTGGTCCAGCGTGCGAGCGGTGCTGCGGGTGCCGGAGAGGCCGGCGAGGCGGGACAGCGTCGACTGAGTCACGACGACTGCACGCGAGATACGCGTGCGAGGCCCCGCAAGTCACCCACCCCCTGTGACGCGCGTTACAGCTGAGTCGAAAATGCGACCAATACGGCCGAGGCCGTTAGGCACCTGACGCGAGAGGCCCCCGCGGAGTGCTCCGCGGAGGCCTCGCCGTGCGTGACGAACGCGTTACTTCGCGGCGACCTTCGCCCAGGAATCGCGCAGTGTGACGGTTCTGTTGAACACGAGCCGCTCCGGCGTCGCGTCGACCGGATCGCTCACAAAGTAGCCCGTGCGCTCGAACTGGTAGCGTGTGCCGATCGGATCGCGCGCGACGCTCGGCTCCACCTTCGCGTGCGGCACCACGACGAGCGACTCGGGGTTCAGGAAGCGGAGGAAGTCGGCCGGCGTGTCGTCGTCCGACTCCATGACCGAGCCGTCACCGTGATCGGGGTTAGGCACCGTGAACAGCTTGTCATACAGCCGCACCTCGCAGTCCACCGCGTGCGCCGCCGACACCCAGTGGATGGTGCCCTGCACGCGTCGTCCGTCGGGCGCGTCGCCGCCGCGCGTCGCCGGATCGTACGTGCAGCGCAGCTCCACGATCTCGCCGGCGGCGTCCTTCACGACCTCCTGGC
This DNA window, taken from Gemmatirosa kalamazoonensis, encodes the following:
- a CDS encoding Ig-like domain-containing protein, translating into MFNPSPRLPRAGALLACAALAAACDSLPSTAPETSRFSAPNARMNDINSSATTASVSVTYASGALDTVAWSMTAGATAQLAATLRDTLGNVVTPTPATTFKSTSPTILSVDSVTGALKALAAGTANVTATISGTVGTSKTITVKAATTTITTRTIPLSVQRFDGGAGVVMVSNGIPLAKGYLTTANLSQVHVKVGSVEQPVYVRALSGKWSDSSLRAVFVQFDYDIPSTAPIAASLVIGGGSRTLPDLAARPALPVPAAAALPNDPTYLVSTRWTGVTYAAKTTAPTAVMTQFEGDYTRLEAADWTSCGPKFDCSRTAGYDRAYILYQAWQRTGNPTDWYHATAVAADYLKTYVIPNGAPTAWWSQTEGVAVHYWATGDEMSRYQLRKMAEMLAWMVRPGYAAYMGGTYGDDRFRAKAFTAAVDAWMIGIINQPADAANYYKSMGAPNTYYASYLTQSTLGTWVTALLSTQRTNGQFGGRYYSYGTWSPDSGGQSNYMVGMLLESLIRYHTEIKADTRIPPAVKKCIDDLWAREWDAPAQGFQYHSLRGTDEGGTTQAKASPQPGLNALILPAFAWYARISGNSATYRSRTDAIIAGLASPTSRNWWPYSGKAFDQAYLHLFNSFAWRAGLL